The Bdellovibrio sp. ZAP7 DNA segment GGCCAGCATTGGAGAACTTTTTAAAGACCCAAAGACATGATCAGGAAATGGTCTTCGTATGTCGCAGTGGGGCTCGCTCTGGACAGACGACTCTGGCAAGTGAAGAGTTAGGCTATAGAAACACCTATAATCTGGTCGGAGGGATGCTCCGCTGGAATGAGCTGGGTTACGAAAAGGAGAATCAATAATATGATGCAATCAATTCTTATGGCACTTGCGGGCGGTGCTTTGATCGGGCTCGCGGCTTCGTTGATGCTAGTTTTAAATGGCCGCGTGACGGGAATCAGTGGCATAGCGAATGGGCTCTTAACTTTGCAAAAAGGCGACTACTTGTGGAGAGCCACCTTTGTTGTGGGTTTGATTGCGGGTGGAGTAGTATTGGCGTATTTCCAAGCCGAGATGTTTGCGAACACGAGTGCACGTTCCGAGGTGATGATCGCCATCGCCGGAGTGATTGTGGGATTTGGTACAGTGCTGGGAAGCGGCTGCACCAGCGGGCATGGCGTTTGTGGAATTTCAAGATTATCCCCACGCTCCCTGATCGCAACGATTATTTTTATGTTGGTGGGTATGATCACGGCGACGATTTTAAAGTCGTTCTTGGGGGTGTAAAGTGAAGCGACAACATATTCAGGCTGGAGCCTCCCTTATCGTCGGATTTATTTTCGCATTGGGATTGGGAATCTCTGGAATGACTCAACCTCAAAAGGTCATCGGATTTCTTCAGTTAGGACAAGGCTGGGACCCCTCGTTGATGTTTGTTATGCTGGGAGCGATCCCGGTGAATGCCGTGGTGTATTTTTTAGTCAGAAGAAAGACTTCTCCTTTGTTAGATACTCGATGGCATGTTCCGACTTCCCGTGAAATCACCAAACCGTTGATGCTTGGGAGTGCCTTGTTTGGTTTTGGTTGGGCCCTCGGTGGATATTGTCCTGGGCCCGCTTTGACTTCGTTAGGTGCTGGCTCGAACAGTGCGATTTTATTTGTCGTATTTATGTTTTTAGGAATGATTTTGCAGCGTGGATATCAGCGCTGGATCAAGTCTTAAGGTTAAGGGAGGCCTCATGGAACTGCTCGGATACTTTGGCGCAACCCTTATTGGGGTGTCTTTAGGATTTCTTGGGGGCGGGGGCTCGATTTTGGCTGTTCCCTTGTTAGTGTATATTTTTAAACTGCCAGCCGCGACCGCCACATTGTACTCTCTTTTTATTGTCGGTTTGACAAGTTTAGTGGGCTTTGTGCGTGCGGCCCGCCTTAAGCAAGTAAGTTTCTCTGCAATGATGAGTTTTGCGATTCCAAGCCTTGCGGGTGTTCTTTTAGTTCGGCGAGTGCTCCTTCCTCTGATGCCGGGTTTTTTGGATTTTGGCTTTATGACTCTCAGTAAAGACACTTTGATAATGACGGCCTTTGCGCTGGTCATGTTGTTGGCGTCTATTGCCATGATTCGCCCGGGTAAGAAAGATGTGGAACAAAAACTTCAGGATCCGTGGTGGCTGTCCGCTGTGAAAGCCTTGGGTGTCGGGGCGGTGACTGGATTTGTGGGGGCCGGGGGGGGATTTCTGATTGTGCCAGCTTTGGTCGTTATGAGTCGTTTGCCGATGAAGATTGCTGTCGGTACTTCGTTGGGAGTGATCGCCTTCAATTCACTGTTTGGATTCTTAAGCGATGCTATCAGCGGTGTGGCGATGGATTTTGTGTTTGTATTGAAAATTTCAATCCTGGCAATTGCCGGAATCATCGTAGGATTAAAGTGGGGACAAAATACTTCTGATGTAAAATTAAAACCTCTCTTTGGGTACTTCGTTCTTATTGTCGGTGCGTTGATTTTTATGTCGCAGTTTTCTTATTGACCTCACTCTCGAGGGGAATAGGATAAATATTCGAGAGGTTTCTATGCACAATGAAGTTTATCCCATCAATCCTTCTTTAGAAAAAAATGCGATCATCACACCAGAAAAATACAAAAGCATGTATCAAAAATCCGTTCAGGATCCTGAGGGCTTTTGGGCCGAGCAAGCCGAGCGTCTGCACTGGTTTAAAAAATGGGACAAAGTTAAAAATACTTCTTTCAAAAAGCCCGTTAGCATTAAATGGTTCGAAGGTGGGAAACTGAATGTTGCCTACAACTGTATTGATCGTCATCTGGCAACCAAAGGCGACAAAGTCGCGTTGATCTGGGAAGCGGATGATATCAATACCGCCGCTAAAAAAATCACCTATAAACAACTTCACCAAGAAGTTTGCCGTTTTTCCAACGTTCTTAAAAAGATGGGCGTGAAAAAAGGCGATGTGGTGACAATTTATATGCCGATGATTTTGGAAACAGTTTATGCGATGCTGGCTTGCGCGCGTATTGGTGCTGTTCACTCGGTGGTCTTTGGTGGGTTCGCTCCGGACTCTATCAGCGATCGCTTGTTGGATGGTAAATCTAAGTTCATCATCACTGCAGACTCTGGATGCCGCGGTGGTAAATCAGTTCCCCTAAAAGACAACGTCGATAAAGCGGTGGCAAAAGCTGGCATTGTTGAAAAAGTTTTGGTGGTGAAGTACTCCAACTCTGCAGTGCAAATGAATGCTGTCGATGTTTGGTATCACGACATGGTTCAAGGAGTGAGTGATCAGTGTGAAGCTGAACAAATGGATGCAGAAGATCCTTTGTTTATTCTTTATACGTCCGGTTCCACAGGGAAACCCAAGGGTGTGTTGCACACGACAGGTGGCTACTTGCTGTGGGCCAGTGTGACTCACCAATACGTATTCGACTATCATGATAAAGATATTTACTGGTGCTCGGCCGATGTGGGTTGGGTGACGGGTCACAGTTATATCGTGTATGGACCTTTGGCAAATGCCGCGACGACACTTTTCTTTGAAGGTGTTCCAAACTATCCAACACCGTCGCGTTTCTGGCAGATCATTGAAAAACACAAAGTGAATTTGTTCTATACTTCGCCAACTGCGCTTCGCTCGCTCATGCGTGAAGGAGATAAATGGGTGAAGGACTGTGATCGTTCTTCATTAAGAATTTTGGGAACTGTCGGCGAGCCGATCAATCCTGAAGCTTGGATTTGGTATTACGAAGTGGTCGGCGACAAACGTTGTCCGATCATGGATACTTGGTGGCAAACGGAAACGGGTGGTTTTATGATCACGCCGATGCCGGGTGCGACACCGCTTAAGCCTGGTTCAGCAACTTTGCCGTTCTTTGGTGTGCAGCCTCATTTGCTAACGCCTGAAGGTAAGAAAATTGACGGTGCCGGCGAAGGAGTTTTGGCGATCGCTGATTCTTGGCCGGGTCAAATGCGCACGGTTTACGGGGATCACAAACGTTTTGAAGAAACTTATTTCTCAGCTTATCCAGGATACTATTTCACGGGTGATGGATGTCGCCGCGATGACGATGGATATTACTGGATCACCGGCCGTGTTGACGACGTGATCAATGTTTCAGGTCATCGCATGGGAACCGCGGAGGTGGAATCGGCCTTGGTTGCAAATCACAACGTCGCAGAGGCTGCTGTTGTGGGGTATCCTCACGATATCAAAGGGCAGGGGATTTATGCTTTCGTGACCCTGAAAACGGGAATCACACCATCAGAAGACCTGCGTAAAGAGCTGATTCAAACGGTCCGTAAAGAGATTGGGCCCATCGCCACCCCGGATTTAATCCAGTGGGCGCCGCGTTTGCCAAAGACCCGTTCGGGCAAAATCATGCGTCGAATTTTGCGAAAAATCGCGGAAAATCAACCAGATCAGCTGGGTGACATCACCACGCTTTCTGAGCCCGGAGTGGTTCAGGAGCTTGTAGACAACCGAATGAACAAGTGATAGGTTCCTGGGCATGACTACACGCATGATGACTCTTATCGTAATGGTTTTGGGCGCGGCATTTTCTCGTATGATCCCGCACCCGTGGAATTTCACTGCAATTGGTGCCATGGCTTTATTCGGTGGCGCTTATTTTTCTGACAAAAGATTGTCGATGGCAGTTCCCTTGGCAGCGTTGATGTTGAGCGATTTGTTCTTGGGTGGTTTTCACTCCACAACATTCTTTGTCTATGCCGCTTTCGCGTTGATCGTGATGATGGGCTGGTATTTGACTGAGAAAAAATCAGTGGCGCGCATCGGTGGTTTGTCTTTGGTTGCAAGCTCGGTGTTCTTCCTGATTTCAAATCTTGGTGTTTGGATCATGGATGGCATGTACGCTCCGACTTTCAAAGGTTTGGTTGAGTGCTACGTCGCTGCGATTCCATTCTTTGGTTATCAAGTAGCAGGGGACTTGTTCTTCTCTGCGGTGATGTTCGGTGGTTATGAGTTGGTGAAAAAGTACGCTTTCTCTCCAGCGGGTAAATTGGCGTAAAGCTGAGTTATCTAAATTAAAGTATTTTTTAAGGACTCCCGCTTGGGAGTCTTTTTGTTTCTGGCGGTTATGAGTTCGGTAAAACTAGGTCTGCATAGACCGATCCTAAATGGCAAAGTTAACTTCCCTCTGTGTTTGGCACCGATGGTAGGGCTGACTCACGTGGCTTTACGTGAAGTGATGCGCGAGTATTTGCCTGAGGGAGCCTACACGATCTGGCCGACTGAAATGTTGAACTCTCGCCGTATTCCTGATGAAAATCTTGAAACGACTCCTGAAACCATGCGTGCGGCCCACGAGCCGGGCCTGGTTCCGCAAATCCTTGGTAACGAGGAGCAAGCTATCACAGACAGCGTAAAGCGTCTGATCGAGTGGGGTGCGGAAGCCATCGACATCAACATGGGTTGTCCTGTGCAAAAAGCTTTAAAGCATAATTACGGTGTGGCCCTGATGGGTGATCCAAATTATGCCGCCGAAGTCGTGCGCATGACCGTCAAAAATTCCACAGTTCCTGTTAGTGTGAAGCTTCGTGCAGTGGGTTCGACCAAAGAGTTGGATGAATTGCTAACGTTTGTAGGTGGCTTAAGAAACTCTGGTGCTGCGTGGGTGTGCTTGCATCCGCGCACGGCTGCGCAAAAGCGTCGTGGCTGGGCGGACTGGGAGCAAATCAAACTTTTGCATGCAGCGGTGGATTTCCCCGTGATCGGGAACGGCGATGTGCAAACGGTCGAAGACGCAATCTTGATGTTAACTGAAACCGGCTGTGACATGGCGATGTCGGGGCGTGCATTGGCCGCTCGTCCATGGATGTTGTGGCAATTGGGTGAGGAGTTGGGTTTTGCAGCTCCCGCTGGTAAAGAAGGCCTTAAAGCTCCGCGCACTGCTGAAGAAGAGGGTGCCGAGTACGGTCGCGTGTTAGTGAAGTTGATCGAACGCAGTCGTCATTATTTTGGCGAAGAGCGCGCGATGAGAAAAGTGCGCTTCTATGTGCGCACAACCAGCGTGTGGTTGGCGTTTGGTAATGCGTTAACCGGGGTGTGTGCGAAGGCACGTAATGTTGACGAAATGCTTGAAGGTGTCGCAAAGTTTTTCGCAGTCCCGCATGAGATGTCTTTACGAACAGAGCTTCGCCAATAACTTCGTCTCAAATTGGGATCTTACGTTCCCTGAAATTGTGAAAGATAAAAATCCCTTTTATGCTTATCGAGCGGGGGATTGATGACATCTAATCGTTTCACTTTGTCGGATTCGCTATTCAGTGCCAGAGCTTTTTTCGGCATTTCTGTTTTACCCATTTTTCTTTTATATGCCTCGGCTCTTTTTCTTTACGAGGTTATTCAAAAGCCTGATTTTGAGAGCATCTTGGTGGTCTGTGGTTTTTTCCTGGTGACTGCTTTTTGCATAGCGGTCATGAAGCGTGGTTTAGAGCCCACTGTCGCTGATTTTGAAAACGACACATTGAATATTCAAGCACATGGGCTAAAAAGCTTTTCAGTTGCAGTTCACTCAATTAAATCAGTTTCGTTTCTCCAACGCTCCAATCTTCAATTTAGATTAGAGAACGGAAAAAAAGTCTTGTTAGCTCGAATGCTTTATAGCCCAGAAGCGCTTCCCTTTATGCAGGAGCTATTACATCGCAATCCTTCTATCGACGCTGCAGAAGTGATGCGGGAGTTGGAAAAGGCAAAAGCTAAGATCGCCCCGAAAGGGCAGTATTCCATGCAAATAACGAGTCTCACGCGCATGGTGTCGGTGGTGTTTCTCGTTAACTTGGTTGCCTTCATTTTATATTTCACTATTTTCCCTTTTGCGGTCGGTGCGACAGTTGAAAAATTGCATCGGTTCACGTCGTGCACTTGGGCAAAGGTGTTTTTAGGAACTTGGGCTGCTTGCATGGCGGCCTGTGTGGGCACCGTCCTGTTAGGAATGTTCACTGTATCTTTAGAAGATCTTCTGTATTGGCGCCGTTCCTGGGCTGATAAGGCGCGAGCTATGGCTCAGCTATTAATGCAGCCAAAAAACTTCACTTTTTTTTATATCGGAATTTTTTTCGTCAGCATGCTGGCGTTAGTTGCGCGGGTTGATTCTTCAAAACCGTCAAGAAACGTCGCGACTTCCGTTTCGGCATCGACCTCTTCAACTGAGGTTTGCAAAAAATAATCTGGTGGGTTTTTGAGAGGTCGAATTACTTTTTAAAAACCCAGTAAGGGCTCTTGGCCTTCACTGTTTTCAAATTATATTTCTGCGCAAACCACTGCATTGTCTTTTCAGAAAAGAACGACACGTGAGTCAGATCACGGCGGTAGTGCCAGTCATGAAAGTGCGCCTCGCCTTTGTGAGCGGAAGTCATGACTGCTAAGATGCCGCCGTTTTTTAGCATGCGCAGTTGCTGTTCGATATCGATTTTAGGATTTTGCAAATGCTCCCACACTTCGGTAGAGGTCACGATGTGGTACGATTTCTTTAAAGCATCCTGGTCGGGCTGATAATACAAATCATAGTTCGTAACTTGAAAGTCCTTGGCGACGAAGCACGCCCCCAAGAAAGCCGTCGGTCCGCAGCCGTAATCCAAAAGCTGAAGATCGTTCGCAGCTTTTCCTGATTTTGCAGCGTAGTCTTCAACATCTTTCATCAGTGGGGAAAGAAAGGCCCGATAACCTGCCTGATCCTCATTTTGATGAAAATCGTAGCGCGCTTTTTCCTCGACCGCGGTCATGCGCTCCTCAGGAGCCATAAATATCAAATCACAATTGTCGCAGTGAAAATAACTGCGCTCAGGTTTTTTTGTGACCTTGAAACGGGCTGAATCTGGGTTTTCGCAGAGTAGACACTTCATACTGTCCAAGACCTTGTCCTTTTCTGGAAATTATGTCAAAAAGAAACTGGAAAGAGGTGTCACATGGCTAAAGTGCTTATGTATAAAAAGAATCCATGCCCTTACTGTGATCGCGCAACGACTTTTATGACGAATAAGGGAATCGATTTCGAAGTGATCGACCTCACTGACAAACCTGAAGAAATTGATCGCATCAAAAACGAAACAGGTTGGAGAACAGTACCCATCATCCTGATCAACGGCAAACTTGTTGGTGGCTATACGGATTTGAAAGCTCTCGATGAAGAGGGCAAGCTTGATGAAATGTTAAAAGGCTAATTCCATCCTACTTAAGACTGGGTTTCACTCGGGAGTCCTTACGAGTCCCTTGTGAAACGAGTCTAGTTCCATTCTTCCGCGCAGTTAGATTTTCTCCATCTGATACACCCGCGCTAAACTATAAAAGTGTCTAGAGTTTACAACAGTTGCAAAGTTTCTTCGCAGCTGACTCCAATCTAGAGCAGGTAGGACGGGTCCCTAACTTGCAGTACTTTTCTGAATGCTAAAGGGAAGATTTCTTATGAAGTCCATTCTAACGATTTTAGTTGCTATTCTTGCGGGCGAGTCTGCTTTTGCGCTGTGCCCGGGTAATATCGCGACCACAACTCTGTACAATATGGATGGGCTTTCACGTCAAGGGTGTAAAACTGGTAGAGGTAAAGCTGGTACCTGCATTATTCCGTTTATTTCCATTGCTGCGGATGAAGACTTCAACAGGATGGGGACGGTGATCTCTATGCCTGCAATGCACGGAAAAAAAGTGAAGCTACCCAATGGAAAAATCGTATCTCATCCAGGATATTTTCTGATCGAAGACACGGGTGGGGCTGTTCAAGGTCGCAATAAATTTGATTTCTTTGTCGGCAATCCTCCCGTCAATGCGACTTCCTTTGGTAACGTCGAAAATCAAGATGTTCCGTTGGTGGATAAGACAGTTTGTATCGATGCTAAAAAGTTTGTGAAAATTCCCAAGTACAAGCCTTCTGAGATGAAAAAGAGAGAAGAAGACCGTGTGATCAATCCAGAATATAAAAGAGCTGTGCGCAAAATGGAGGTTTTCTGGAAAGCCGCCAAACTGAAGCGCCCGGATCTGGAAGAGATCATTCAAAGCGGTGGTTCTGATGCGGCTCCAACTCATTCGGGCCAAGGGGTGCAATAATGAAAAAGTTTATTAGCCTCATGATGATTTTGAATTTAAGTGTCATCGCCCACGCAGCCCCTCCAGCTGAAGAAGAAGGTGTCGAGCCTGAAGACGGTCCATTTTATGTGATGGATTATGATGAGTTTAAAAATATCACCAAAGAACAAAAGGCTTATTACTTAGGAAAATTGATTGTGGAGATTCCGAAAGTTTCTGCGCTGAACGATATTTCTAAGGATGATATTTTGGCTGCTGGCAAAAGCCTGCAAAAGTGGAGTGACATGTCCCAAAAGATTAGCAAGGTCTGCTATGGTAAATCGGCCCCAGCTTCTTGCCAAGGCCTTCGCAAAGCTCGTAACGATGCTTTCCATCAGGGGGAAAAGCGCTAGTTCTAGAACTGCGATTTTCTCTCTAACACGTACAAATAGGTTCCGGTTCCAAAATCTTCGCCGCCACCTGTGCAAATGCGAATATCTTCATCCACATATGTGTTAGCTAAAAATCCTTTTTTACCAATCGGGCCAGGTGTGGGAATTTTATCATAAGTTCCAACTTCCGCACGCATTGCCAGCAAATAGGATTCAGTTCCTGCGGCAACCCAGTTGGGTGCGCCCACGGATTTTGTAAATTCAATATTGAGTTTGTCAGTGTCTATAGCAAACTTTCCTCGTAAAAATCCCATGGCTTCAATACCAGCAAATTTATTCTTTGCCACATTCCAGTAGTAACCATCAGGAAATACCACTTGGAAAACTGCATTGGCTAAAGCTCCGGCGCCAGGCACTCCGCCACCGGGGCCGTCCGACCAAACTTGCTGCCACGATCCCACGACTTGGGGAAGTTTTTCTGTTTCAGTGCGGGCAGGGACGAGGCTCACAAGTTCGGTGACTAACGGATTTAATTGCGCGCGCACATCGGCGCTGTTGTCGTCGCCGTCAAACTCTCCTTGAGCCGCGCGAGAAATTTCCAATATCTGTTGTTTAAGTTCGGCGACGCGATCGCGACTGCCGCCGGCCATGGCGTGGGATGTGATTCCCAATGATAGTGCCATTAAGATCGCGGTGGCTAAACGTTTCATTTTCATACAGGACCTCCTGGAATTCAGAGTATGAAGTCTCTAATTGAGGCTGAAAAGTGAAGTTCAATTGTATTCCCGCACTCTGAACACATGTCTGGAGTCGCATCAAAGAGTTTTGACAGTTTCCCTCTGAGAATCGCTATATTTCATCTCACAAATTGCCGATCAATATGTAATCAAAAAATATTCAAGGAAGTTGATTGCAAGTGCGCGTTTTGGTCCTGATTTTCATAATCCTGTTCGGCAAACATACGTGGGCTGTCGCCGACGTGGGTGTACTTGCTGCGTGCACAAACGTGGCGTGCTCGCCACAGTCCTCTTCGTCCAGTGTCCTTGCACAATTTGCCAATCAGTGTGCGATTGAAAGTAAAGCTTTAAAGTGCGATGAGTTGGCGTCGGAAAATTCTGCTCATGCTGGTTTGATAGCGAAGTGTGACGTTGCTAGTTTATGTTCACAAGCAGAAGAAAACACCGCCGCTGATGAAGTGAAGTCTTGCCTTCGCGGTTACAAAAACTCTTTAATCGATACAGGTATCGCTTTGAAAGACATGGTCGTCGGGCTGGGTAATCAGATCGATGCTACTTGGGAAAATATTAAAACCAACGAAAAACTTCGTTCCGAATTTGTATCACAGTGTAATCAGTCCTTGGCCTGCAAAAAGGATCTGGTAAAAGATGATCCACGTTACGCCTCGATGTCGGATGAGGCATTAGGAAAGATCTCTGCAACCGCTTTGTTTGTTCAAGTTCAGGATCGCAAGGCCTATTTGCAATCGATGCACAGAAGCGTGCCGAATACGAAACCACCAGAAATGCATCCGCAGGACAATGAGCTGACAGAATCCCAAAAGGCAAAGCTTGCGGATTTGTCTGCGATCATCAAAGCGAAGTTGAAAAAAGAATACCAGAAGTTCAATTGCTATACTTCCAAGGCACAAGCCGAGATGGCTTGTTATGCTGTGGGGCAGGTGATTGATCCTACTTTGCTGGCGGGTGCTGCTTTTAAGGGTGCTCGGGCAGTTAAAGCCTTGAGTAAAATGGAAGCCCTTGATGCGGAAGCTGTAAAAGTAAGTGCTTTCGCGGGGCGTACGGATTTTATCAAAAAGTACGTGGACTATA contains these protein-coding regions:
- a CDS encoding rhodanese-like domain-containing protein, which codes for MREITCEDLHKMLKKIRIIDVRTPEEYRGELGHIKGSELVTLGPALENFLKTQRHDQEMVFVCRSGARSGQTTLASEELGYRNTYNLVGGMLRWNELGYEKENQ
- a CDS encoding YeeE/YedE family protein is translated as MMQSILMALAGGALIGLAASLMLVLNGRVTGISGIANGLLTLQKGDYLWRATFVVGLIAGGVVLAYFQAEMFANTSARSEVMIAIAGVIVGFGTVLGSGCTSGHGVCGISRLSPRSLIATIIFMLVGMITATILKSFLGV
- a CDS encoding DUF6691 family protein, which encodes MKRQHIQAGASLIVGFIFALGLGISGMTQPQKVIGFLQLGQGWDPSLMFVMLGAIPVNAVVYFLVRRKTSPLLDTRWHVPTSREITKPLMLGSALFGFGWALGGYCPGPALTSLGAGSNSAILFVVFMFLGMILQRGYQRWIKS
- a CDS encoding sulfite exporter TauE/SafE family protein, giving the protein MELLGYFGATLIGVSLGFLGGGGSILAVPLLVYIFKLPAATATLYSLFIVGLTSLVGFVRAARLKQVSFSAMMSFAIPSLAGVLLVRRVLLPLMPGFLDFGFMTLSKDTLIMTAFALVMLLASIAMIRPGKKDVEQKLQDPWWLSAVKALGVGAVTGFVGAGGGFLIVPALVVMSRLPMKIAVGTSLGVIAFNSLFGFLSDAISGVAMDFVFVLKISILAIAGIIVGLKWGQNTSDVKLKPLFGYFVLIVGALIFMSQFSY
- the acs gene encoding acetate--CoA ligase codes for the protein MHNEVYPINPSLEKNAIITPEKYKSMYQKSVQDPEGFWAEQAERLHWFKKWDKVKNTSFKKPVSIKWFEGGKLNVAYNCIDRHLATKGDKVALIWEADDINTAAKKITYKQLHQEVCRFSNVLKKMGVKKGDVVTIYMPMILETVYAMLACARIGAVHSVVFGGFAPDSISDRLLDGKSKFIITADSGCRGGKSVPLKDNVDKAVAKAGIVEKVLVVKYSNSAVQMNAVDVWYHDMVQGVSDQCEAEQMDAEDPLFILYTSGSTGKPKGVLHTTGGYLLWASVTHQYVFDYHDKDIYWCSADVGWVTGHSYIVYGPLANAATTLFFEGVPNYPTPSRFWQIIEKHKVNLFYTSPTALRSLMREGDKWVKDCDRSSLRILGTVGEPINPEAWIWYYEVVGDKRCPIMDTWWQTETGGFMITPMPGATPLKPGSATLPFFGVQPHLLTPEGKKIDGAGEGVLAIADSWPGQMRTVYGDHKRFEETYFSAYPGYYFTGDGCRRDDDGYYWITGRVDDVINVSGHRMGTAEVESALVANHNVAEAAVVGYPHDIKGQGIYAFVTLKTGITPSEDLRKELIQTVRKEIGPIATPDLIQWAPRLPKTRSGKIMRRILRKIAENQPDQLGDITTLSEPGVVQELVDNRMNK
- a CDS encoding DUF6580 family putative transport protein, which encodes MMTLIVMVLGAAFSRMIPHPWNFTAIGAMALFGGAYFSDKRLSMAVPLAALMLSDLFLGGFHSTTFFVYAAFALIVMMGWYLTEKKSVARIGGLSLVASSVFFLISNLGVWIMDGMYAPTFKGLVECYVAAIPFFGYQVAGDLFFSAVMFGGYELVKKYAFSPAGKLA
- a CDS encoding tRNA-dihydrouridine synthase family protein, with protein sequence MFLAVMSSVKLGLHRPILNGKVNFPLCLAPMVGLTHVALREVMREYLPEGAYTIWPTEMLNSRRIPDENLETTPETMRAAHEPGLVPQILGNEEQAITDSVKRLIEWGAEAIDINMGCPVQKALKHNYGVALMGDPNYAAEVVRMTVKNSTVPVSVKLRAVGSTKELDELLTFVGGLRNSGAAWVCLHPRTAAQKRRGWADWEQIKLLHAAVDFPVIGNGDVQTVEDAILMLTETGCDMAMSGRALAARPWMLWQLGEELGFAAPAGKEGLKAPRTAEEEGAEYGRVLVKLIERSRHYFGEERAMRKVRFYVRTTSVWLAFGNALTGVCAKARNVDEMLEGVAKFFAVPHEMSLRTELRQ
- a CDS encoding class I SAM-dependent methyltransferase; its protein translation is MKCLLCENPDSARFKVTKKPERSYFHCDNCDLIFMAPEERMTAVEEKARYDFHQNEDQAGYRAFLSPLMKDVEDYAAKSGKAANDLQLLDYGCGPTAFLGACFVAKDFQVTNYDLYYQPDQDALKKSYHIVTSTEVWEHLQNPKIDIEQQLRMLKNGGILAVMTSAHKGEAHFHDWHYRRDLTHVSFFSEKTMQWFAQKYNLKTVKAKSPYWVFKK
- a CDS encoding glutaredoxin domain-containing protein encodes the protein MAKVLMYKKNPCPYCDRATTFMTNKGIDFEVIDLTDKPEEIDRIKNETGWRTVPIILINGKLVGGYTDLKALDEEGKLDEMLKG
- a CDS encoding 3D domain-containing protein, whose protein sequence is MKSILTILVAILAGESAFALCPGNIATTTLYNMDGLSRQGCKTGRGKAGTCIIPFISIAADEDFNRMGTVISMPAMHGKKVKLPNGKIVSHPGYFLIEDTGGAVQGRNKFDFFVGNPPVNATSFGNVENQDVPLVDKTVCIDAKKFVKIPKYKPSEMKKREEDRVINPEYKRAVRKMEVFWKAAKLKRPDLEEIIQSGGSDAAPTHSGQGVQ
- a CDS encoding PAP/fibrillin family protein, encoding MKMKRLATAILMALSLGITSHAMAGGSRDRVAELKQQILEISRAAQGEFDGDDNSADVRAQLNPLVTELVSLVPARTETEKLPQVVGSWQQVWSDGPGGGVPGAGALANAVFQVVFPDGYYWNVAKNKFAGIEAMGFLRGKFAIDTDKLNIEFTKSVGAPNWVAAGTESYLLAMRAEVGTYDKIPTPGPIGKKGFLANTYVDEDIRICTGGGEDFGTGTYLYVLERKSQF